One Amphiprion ocellaris isolate individual 3 ecotype Okinawa chromosome 5, ASM2253959v1, whole genome shotgun sequence genomic region harbors:
- the mst1rb gene encoding macrophage-stimulating protein receptor isoform X3 translates to MVHWTTQWGTCVWLQTLLAFALANCPSLAPSPVNFSVVYTMPFFQARGPIQNIVNNSFYQEVYVASQNVIEAINRSLEKVWELRTGPVGSPDCHICKLCDIDRDTNFLEDTNNQVLLLDTLFMYLYSCGSSQYGVCYFHQLNPDGEPPSLSKCLFRKDSNSAAYCPDCVASSLGTKVTMVEEGHTVYFFVATTVNDSVTQRYGRKSISVRRPLATEDGFYNDVRCLTVLPSLRRTYHIEYVYSFFTQEFVYFLSVQRESPDLDSSPFQTRLGRLPRNEWEMKRYREVILECRFEPKRRRRNVASEPYKDVVYNVVQAAHFGRAGRELAEELGAEEEDDILYGVFAVTDDNGITEHDSALCAFPMDNVNKAIVDGVDDCCESGPEQLSRGLCHFQPCESCPHESMENNATCRDHPTMVSKPYYRVDLFNRQMTDVLLTSLLVTTIENKTVAHIGTSTGRLLQLVLTRSSPVIFANYSLVENQRVSSIAAVYSSEYLLFVVGDKVPQRGPGCQHFMTCAMCLMAPKFMGCGWCSGVCSWESECHSRWRNESCPPGITGFFPRTAPPDGQTELTVCGWEFQSPIRPAITSRTHQVRLGQTACTVLSAKSNNTHLVCKIRSGVTELSKPVNITVEVHEGKVEGRYSIDGKAEMPGFTFVIPNITEIQPNYGPRVGGTLITVTGPHLNAGKTRKVTLNDVPCPIKRVTKPKGNVSSIICLSQPISEVRDVPLSVFIDKSPVLTTKVFYYKENPKITAVLPDCSFDRGSKIVIEGQNLDSVYRTIIRFKPNESHLKPVTRECIGKSLPTRMECVTPVFHRDETEEGELSFDMDGALGLWNKEFSYHPYGEPIPFETEGHVLNLYPGFDEVSLHHQKLNLVSSCMTIIMTVAGVDCDAKVLDNEITCRIPKNMTIPSEGLPVKISINGQVHNVGTVVRVSNHYMVGIVLGILAALVAGAVLAFVVMKHLRKKKKASMVETRLSHSANRSGTNNVELSPIGDYRRVVSLNPPTPLVGPVVFPSLAYAAGSIDPTLTPLMPAEKISISSFRPELLEEVKDVLIPAEMLIVQHHRIIGKGHFGTVYHGYFTDSTNREIHCAVKSLNRITDVEEVEQFLKEGIIMKGFHHSNVLSLLGILLPQEGLPLVVLPYMKHGDLRHFIRCEKRNPTVKDLIGFGLQVAKGMEYLAQKKFVHRDLAARNCMLDESYTVKVADFGMARDVFDKEYYSVQDHRKAKLPVKWMAIESLQTQKFTSKSDVWSFGVLMWEMLTRGASPYPEVDPYDITHYLMKGRRLPQPQYCPDPLYSIMLQCWDPDPELRPSFATLVSAVSTILSGLEGEHYISLNVTYVNLDQPRPYPALTESADEYDSTDVEDSGSISS, encoded by the exons ATGGTCCACTGGACCACACAGTGGGGGACATGTGTCTGGCTCCAGACTCTGCTAGCCTTCGCTTTGGCCAACTGCCCCTCACTGGCCCCCAGCCCCGTCAACTTCTCTGTGGTGTACACAATGCCCTTCTTCCAGGCCCGGGGCCCCATCCAGAACATAGTCAACAACTCCTTTTACCAGGAAGTGTACGTGGCATCTCAGAATGTGATTGAAGCCATCAACAGGAGCTTGGAGAAGGTGTGGGAGCTGCGCACCGGGCCAGTGGGAAGCCCAGACTGTCACATATGCAAATTGTGCGACATTGATAGGGATACCAACTTTCTAGAGGACACAAACAATCAAGTGTTGCTGCTGGATACTCtctttatgtatttatattccTGTGGAAGTTCTCAGTATGGTGTGTGCTATTTCCACCAGCTGAACCCAGATGGAGAGCCGCCTTCTCTCTCTAAGTGTTTGTTCAGAAAGGATTCAAACTCTGCTGCTTACTGTCCCGACTGTGTTGCGAGTTCTCTTGGTACCAAAGTCACCATGGTGGAGGAGGGTCACACTGTCTACTTCTTTGTTGCTACCACCGTCAATGACAGTGTGACCCAGCGTTATGGCAGGAAGTCTATATCAGTTCGTCGACCGCTGGCTACAGAAGATGGTTTCTACAACGACGTGCGATGCCTGACTGTCCTCCCCAGCCTGCGGAGGACGTACCACATTGAATACGTGTACAGTTTTTTCACTCAGGAGTTTGTCTACTTCCTCTCAGTGCAGAGAGAAAGCCCAGACCTGGACTCGTCCCCATTTCAGACTCGTCTGGGACGCCTCCCGCGGAATGAATGGGAGATGAAGAGGTACCGCGAAGTGATCCTGGAGTGTCGCTTTGAGCCAAAACGCAGGAGGAGGAATGTCGCCAGTGAACCCTATAAGGATGTTGTGTACAACGTGGTCCAGGCCGCCCATTTTGGCAGGGCGGGCCGGGAGCTGGCAGAGGAGCTGGgggcggaggaggaggacgacatCCTCTACGGGGTGTTCGCCGTCACCGATGACAACGGGATCACGGAGCACGACTCGGCCCTGTGCGCCTTCCCCATGGACAACGTGAACAAAGCAATCGTTGATGGGGTGGATGATTGCTGCGAGTCTGGACCTGAGCAGCTCTCCAGGGGGCTCTGCCATTTCCAGCCCTGTGAGAGCTGTCCACATGAG AGCATGGAGAACAACGCCACCTGCAGAGACCATCCCACCATGGTGTCCAAGCCCTACTACCGAGTTGACCTCTTCAACAGGCAGATGACCGACGTCCTGCTCACCTCTCTGCTGGTCACAACCattgagaacaaaactgtcgcCCACATTGGCACCTCAACCGGACGCCTGCTACAG cTTGTACTGACAAGATCCAGCCCTGTTATCTTTGCCAACTACTCCTTGGTAGAGAACCAGAGAGTTTCCTCCATTGCTGCAGTGTACTCTTCAGAGTAtcttctctttgtggttggaGACAAG GTGCCTCAGAGAGGACCGGGCTGTCAACACTTCATGACTTGCGCTATGTGCCTGATGGCCCCAAAGTTCATGGGCTGTGGTTGGTGTTCTGGAGTTTGTTCGTGGGAGAGCGAGTGTCACAGCCGCTGGAGGAACGAGTCCTGCCCTCCTGGGATCACTGGG TTCTTTCCACGGACTGCTCCCCCTGATGGTCAAACAGAGCTGACGGTGTGTGGATGGGAGTTCCAGTCGCCCATAAGACCCGCCATCACCTCCAGAACCCATCAGGTCCGACTGGGACAGACGGCTTGTACTGTGCTTTCAGCCAAGAGCAACAACACGCA CCTCGTGTGTAAGATTCGCTCTGGGGTCACTGAGCTGTCCAAGCCAGTCAACATTACAGTGGAGGTCCATGAGGGCAAGGTGGAGGGCCGCTACTCTATTGACGGGAAGGCGGAAATGCCAGGGTTCACGTTTGTG ATTCCCAACATCACGGAAATCCAGCCCAACTATGGGCCTCGCGTTGGGGGAACGCTCATCACAGTGACTGGGCCTCACTTGAACGCTGGAAAGACCAGGAAAGTCACTCTGAATGATGTGCCCTGCCCTATCAAGAG AGTCACAAAGCCCAAAGGCAACGTGTCTTCCATCATCTGTCTGTCCCAGCCCATCTCAGAGGTGAGGGATGTTCCTCTGAGTGTTTTCATCGACAAGTCTCCTGTCCTCACTACAAAGGTGTTTTACTACAAAGAAAACCCGAAGATTACAGCTGTTCTGCCTGACTGTAGCTTTGACAG GGGTTCAAAGATTGTGATTGAAGGACAGAACCTGGACTCTGTTTATCGCACCATCATCCGCTTTAAACCCAATGAGAGCCACCTGAAACCAGTGACAAGG GAGTGCATAGGCAAGTCCCTGCCCACAAGGATGGAATGCGTCACTCCTGTGTTTCACAGAGATGAGACTGAGGAAGGGGAGCTGTCGTTTGACATGGACGGAGCATTAGGTCTCTGGAACAAAGAGTTCTCCTATCACCCCTACGGCGAGCCCATACCGTTTGAAACTGAGGGACATGTACTAAATTTGTACCCTGGGTTTGATGAAGTGTCACTACAT CATCAAAAGCTGAACCTGGTGAGCTCCTGTATGACCATTATAATGACGGTGGCCGGTGTTGATTGTGATGCTAAAGTCCTGGATAATGAGATAACCTGCAGGATCCCCAAAAACATGACTATTCCCAGCGAGGGACTCCCAGTAAAG ATCTCCATCAATGGGCAGGTCCACAACGTTGGCACAGTGGTGAGAGTCAGCAACCACTACATGGTGGGGATTGTTCTGGGCATCCTGGCTGCTCTGGTTGCCGGGGCGGTGCTGGCGTTTGTTGTAATGAAGCActtgaggaagaagaagaaag CTTCCATGGTAGAGACGCGTTTGTCCCACAGTGCTAACCGCTCTGGAACAAATAACGTGGAGCTGTCGCCTATTGGAGACTACAGAAGAG TAGTATCCCTGAATCCTCCAACCCCTCTGGTAGGACCCGTGGTGTTCCCCAGCCTGGCCTATGCTGCAGGTAGTATAGATCCAACCCTCACTCCCCTCATGCCTGCAGAAAAGATCTCTATCTCCAGTTTTAGGCcagagctgctggaggaggtgAAGGATGTTCTTATTCCTGCTGAGATGCTTATTGTTCAGCATCATCGGATCATAGGGAAGG GCCATTTTGGTACTGTCTATCATGGCTACTTCACAGACTCCACCAACAGAGAAATCCACTGTGCTGTCAAGTCTTTGAATA GAATAACAGACGTTGAGGAGGTGGAGCAGTTTCTGAAGGAAGGCATCATAATGAAGGGTTTCCACCACAGCAATGTGTTGTCTCTGCTCGGCATCCTGCTGCCACAGGAGGGGCTCCCTCTAGTGGTGCTGCCGTACATGAAACATGGGGACCTGCGGCACTTCATACGCTGCGAGAAGAGG AACCCCACTGTCAAGGATCTGATTGGCTTCGGGCTGCAGGTTGCCAAGGGGATGGAGTATTTGGCTCAGAAGAAGTTTGTGCACAGAGATCTCGCCGCACGCAATTGCAT GCTGGACGAGTCGTATACCGTGAAGGTGGCGGACTTTGGCATGGCCAGAGATGTTTTTGATAAGGAATATTACAGTGTTCAAGACCACAGGAAGGCCAAACTGCCTGTGAAGTGGATGGCCATCGAGAGTCTGCAAACACAGAAATTCACCTCCAAGTCAGATGTG TGGTCCTTTGGAGTTCTGATGTGGGAGATGCTGACCAGAGGAGCCAGCCCATACCCAGAAGTGGACCCATATGACATAACACATTACTTAATGAAGGGCAGGAGGCTTCCCCAGCCGCAGTACTGCCCTGACCCTTT